A genome region from Taeniopygia guttata chromosome 18, bTaeGut7.mat, whole genome shotgun sequence includes the following:
- the LUC7L3 gene encoding luc7-like protein 3 isoform X4, translating to MISAAQLLDELMGRDRNLAPDEKRSNVRWDHESVCKYYLCGFCPAELFTNTRSDLGPCEKIHDENLRKQYEKSSRFMKVGYERDFLRYLQSLLAEVERRIRRGHARLALSQNQQSSGGAGPTGKNEEKIQVLTDKIDVLLQQIEELGSEGKVEEAQGMMKLVEQLKEERELLRSTTSTIESFAAQEKQMEVCEVCGAFLIVGDAQSRVDDHLMGKQHMGYAKIKATVEDLKEKLRKRTEEPDRDERLKKEKLEREEREKEREREREERERKRRREEEEKEKERARDRERRKRSRSRSRHSSRTSDRRCSRSRDHKRSRSRERRRSRSRDRRRSRSHDRSERKHRSRSRDRRRSKSRDRKSYKHRSKSREREQDRKSKEKEKRGSDDKKSSMKSSSREKQSEDTNTDSKESETKNEVNGTNEDNKSEGDTQSN from the exons ATGATATCGGCCGCGCAGCTCCTCGACGAGCTCATGGGCCGGGACAGGAACCTGGCCCCGGATGAGAAGCGCAGCAACGTGCGGTGGGACCACGAGAGC GTTTGCAAGTACTACCTTTGTGGCTTTTGCCCAGCTGAATTATTTACAAATACCCGTTCTGATTTAG GTCCTTGTGAAAAAATTCATGATGAAAATCTACGCAAACA GTATGAGAAAAGCTCTCGGTTTATGAAGGTGGGCTACGAGAGGGACTTCCTGCGCTATTTGCAGAGCTTGCTTGCAGAGGTGGAGCGCAGGATCCGGAGGGGCCATGCTCGTTTGGCTCTGTCACAGAACCAGCAGTCTTCTGGG GGAGCAGGACCTACCGGTAAAAACGAGGAGAAGATCCAGGTGTTAACTGACAAAATTGATGTACTGCTTCAACAG ATTGAAGAACTAGGTTCAGAAGGAAAGGTGGAAGAAGCACAAGGAATGATGAAACTTGTTGAACAGttaaaggaagagagagaaCTGCTGAGGTCTACAACTTCA aCAATTGAGAGCTTTGCAGCCcaggaaaaacaaatggaaGTTTGTGAAGTTTGTGGAGCCTTTTTAATTGTAGGAGATGCCCAGTCCAGGGTAGATGACCACTTGATGGGAAAGCAGCACATGGGTTATGCCAAAATAAAAGCTACTGTAGAAGATTTAAAA gaaaagttaCGAAAAAGAACAGAAGAGCCTGACCGTGATGAAAGGTTGAAGAAAGAGAAGCTAGAAcgggaagagagggagaaagagagggagagggaaagagaggagCGGGAAAGGAAGAGACGAcgtgaagaggaagaaaaggaaaaagagagggCTCGTGACAGAGAGAGGCGTAAAAGGAGCCGCTCACGGAGCAGGCATTCAAGCAGGACATCTGACAGGAGGTGCAGCCGCTCACGAGACCACAAAAGGTcaagaagcagagaaagaaggCGAAGCAG GAGTCGTGACCGGAGGAGAAGCAGAAGCCATGATAGATCAGAAAGGAAACACAGGTCTCGTAGTAGAGACAGGAGACGGTCAAAAAGCAGGGACCGAAAATCCTACAAGCACAGAAGTAAAAGCAGAGAGCGAGAACAAGACAGGAAGTCAAAAGAAAAAG AAAAGAGGGGATCTGATGATAAAAAAAGTAGTATGAAGTCCAGTAGTCGAGAAAAACAGAGTGAAGACACAAATACAGACTCGAAGGAGAGTGAGACTAAGAATGAGGTCAATGGGACCAATGAAGACAATAAATCTGAAGGTGACACTCAGTCCAATTAA
- the LUC7L3 gene encoding luc7-like protein 3 isoform X1, with amino-acid sequence MISAAQLLDELMGRDRNLAPDEKRSNVRWDHESVCKYYLCGFCPAELFTNTRSDLGPCEKIHDENLRKQYEKSSRFMKVGYERDFLRYLQSLLAEVERRIRRGHARLALSQNQQSSGGAGPTGKNEEKIQVLTDKIDVLLQQIEELGSEGKVEEAQGMMKLVEQLKEERELLRSTTSTIESFAAQEKQMEVCEVCGAFLIVGDAQSRVDDHLMGKQHMGYAKIKATVEDLKEKLRKRTEEPDRDERLKKEKLEREEREKEREREREERERKRRREEEEKEKERARDRERRKRSRSRSRHSSRTSDRRCSRSRDHKRSRSRERRRSRSRDRRRSRSHDRSERKHRSRSRDRRRSKSRDRKSYKHRSKSREREQDRKSKEKEKRGSDDKKSSMKSSSREKQSEDTNTDSKESETKNEVNGTNEDNKSEVQRKYAQMKMELSQVRRQTKAPSEGNDSVVLQNVLRYIVLSQLFCSRLMPPLVCLFGTYL; translated from the exons ATGATATCGGCCGCGCAGCTCCTCGACGAGCTCATGGGCCGGGACAGGAACCTGGCCCCGGATGAGAAGCGCAGCAACGTGCGGTGGGACCACGAGAGC GTTTGCAAGTACTACCTTTGTGGCTTTTGCCCAGCTGAATTATTTACAAATACCCGTTCTGATTTAG GTCCTTGTGAAAAAATTCATGATGAAAATCTACGCAAACA GTATGAGAAAAGCTCTCGGTTTATGAAGGTGGGCTACGAGAGGGACTTCCTGCGCTATTTGCAGAGCTTGCTTGCAGAGGTGGAGCGCAGGATCCGGAGGGGCCATGCTCGTTTGGCTCTGTCACAGAACCAGCAGTCTTCTGGG GGAGCAGGACCTACCGGTAAAAACGAGGAGAAGATCCAGGTGTTAACTGACAAAATTGATGTACTGCTTCAACAG ATTGAAGAACTAGGTTCAGAAGGAAAGGTGGAAGAAGCACAAGGAATGATGAAACTTGTTGAACAGttaaaggaagagagagaaCTGCTGAGGTCTACAACTTCA aCAATTGAGAGCTTTGCAGCCcaggaaaaacaaatggaaGTTTGTGAAGTTTGTGGAGCCTTTTTAATTGTAGGAGATGCCCAGTCCAGGGTAGATGACCACTTGATGGGAAAGCAGCACATGGGTTATGCCAAAATAAAAGCTACTGTAGAAGATTTAAAA gaaaagttaCGAAAAAGAACAGAAGAGCCTGACCGTGATGAAAGGTTGAAGAAAGAGAAGCTAGAAcgggaagagagggagaaagagagggagagggaaagagaggagCGGGAAAGGAAGAGACGAcgtgaagaggaagaaaaggaaaaagagagggCTCGTGACAGAGAGAGGCGTAAAAGGAGCCGCTCACGGAGCAGGCATTCAAGCAGGACATCTGACAGGAGGTGCAGCCGCTCACGAGACCACAAAAGGTcaagaagcagagaaagaaggCGAAGCAG GAGTCGTGACCGGAGGAGAAGCAGAAGCCATGATAGATCAGAAAGGAAACACAGGTCTCGTAGTAGAGACAGGAGACGGTCAAAAAGCAGGGACCGAAAATCCTACAAGCACAGAAGTAAAAGCAGAGAGCGAGAACAAGACAGGAAGTCAAAAGAAAAAG AAAAGAGGGGATCTGATGATAAAAAAAGTAGTATGAAGTCCAGTAGTCGAGAAAAACAGAGTGAAGACACAAATACAGACTCGAAGGAGAGTGAGACTAAGAATGAGGTCAATGGGACCAATGAAGACAATAAATCTGAAG TGCAGCGTAAGTATGCACAGATGAAGATGGAACTAAGTCAAGTAAGAAGACAAACTAAAGCACCTTCTGAAGGAAATGACAGTGTAGTCCTGCAAAACGTTTTGAGGTACATTGTTTTGTCTCAGCTCTTTTGTAGCAGACTCATGCCCCCATTGGTGTGCCTCTTTGGGACATATTTGTAA
- the ANKRD40 gene encoding ankyrin repeat domain-containing protein 40 isoform X2, whose translation MREAGGAEMAERERQERLREAAALGDAEEVRRLVELGVGLNSQNEVNGWTCLHWACKRNHVAVVAYLLHAGADKDILTKKGERPAQLTSKREIRKMLGVEDELPDLQQDSDLPIIPNYLANPPFPYVYNTLSTSIPDPALNGNVSHLEPPDTNSPSVSDSDTYGQARALLQPGNAEAPPSRDMPALSRGSAGPSHPNPVLQRAPVYQGSLSWGRSPSLPAGSNQSLPQQGSSSCMGPVPAFQPVFFTGAFPLNMQELVLKVRIQTPNLRENDFIEIELDRQELTYKELLRVSCRELGVNPEHVQKIRKLPNTMLRKDKDVARLQDFQELELVLTVSDKNLLFRVPTLSEQSGYNKKASELTY comes from the exons ATGAGGGAGGCGGGCGGCGCGGAGATggcggagcgggagcggcaGGAGCGGctgcgggaggcggcggcgctcggcGACGCGGAGGAGGTGCGGCGGCTCGTGGAGCTGGGCGTCGGCCTCAACTCCCAGAACGAAGTCAACGGATG GACCTGTTTGCACTGGGCCTGCAAGCGGAACCATGTGGCAGTCGTGGCTTATCTGCTGCACGCTGGGGCTGACAAGGACATCCTGacaaaaaagggagagaggCCAGCCCAGTTAACATCCAAGAGAGAGATCAGGAAGATGTTGGGAG TGGAAGACGAACTCCCAGACTTACAGCAAGATTCAGATCTGCCAATCATCCCCAATTACCTGGCTAACCCACCTTTCCCATATGTTTACAACACCTTGAGTACCAGCATCCCAGATCCTGCCCTGAATGGGAATGTCTCACACTTGGAACCACCAGACACCAACTCTCCATCCGTCTCTGACTCGGACACCTACGGACAAGCACGAGCGCTGTTACAGCCTGGGAACGCTGAGGCACCTCCCAGCAGGGACATGCCAGCCCTGTCTCGAGGGTCTGCTGGGCCATCACACCCCAATCCTGTCCTCCAGAGAGCTCCTGTTTACCAGGGGTCGCTGTCCTGGGGCAGAAGTCCCTCTTTGCCTGCGGGATCCAACCAGTCCCTACCCCAGcaagggagcagctcctgcatggGACCTGTGCCGGCCTTTCAGCCCGTTTTCTTCACAGGAGCTTTTCCACTCAACATGCAAG AACTGGTGCTTAAAGTGAGAATACAAACCCCTAATCTTAGAGAAAATGACTTCATTGAAATTGAACTGGACAGACAAGAACTGACCTACAAGGAGCTGCTCCGAGTGAGTTGCCGTGAGCTGGGTGTGAACCCTGAGCATGTCCAGAAGATCAGAAAATTACCAAATACAATGTTAAGAAAG GACAAGGATGTTGCAAGACTACAGGATTTCCAAGAACTGGAGCTTGTTCTAACAGTAAGCGACAAAAACTTACTTTTCAGAGTCCCAACACTTTCTGAACAGAGTGGGTATAACAAGAAGGCATCAGAACTTACATACTAA
- the LUC7L3 gene encoding luc7-like protein 3 isoform X5, which yields MISAAQLLDELMGRDRNLAPDEKRSNVRWDHESVCKYYLCGFCPAELFTNTRSDLGPCEKIHDENLRKQYEKSSRFMKVGYERDFLRYLQSLLAEVERRIRRGHARLALSQNQQSSGGAGPTGKNEEKIQVLTDKIDVLLQQIEELGSEGKVEEAQGMMKLVEQLKEERELLRSTTSTIESFAAQEKQMEVCEVCGAFLIVGDAQSRVDDHLMGKQHMGYAKIKATVEDLKEKLRKRTEEPDRDERLKKEKLEREEREKEREREREERERKRRREEEEKEKERARDRERRKRSRSRSRHSSRTSDRRCSRSRDHKRSRSRERRRSRSRDRRRSRSHDRSERKHRSRSRDRRRSKSRDRKSYKHRSKSREREQDRKSKEKVQRKYAQMKMELSQVRRQTKAPSEGNDSVVLQNVLRTTV from the exons ATGATATCGGCCGCGCAGCTCCTCGACGAGCTCATGGGCCGGGACAGGAACCTGGCCCCGGATGAGAAGCGCAGCAACGTGCGGTGGGACCACGAGAGC GTTTGCAAGTACTACCTTTGTGGCTTTTGCCCAGCTGAATTATTTACAAATACCCGTTCTGATTTAG GTCCTTGTGAAAAAATTCATGATGAAAATCTACGCAAACA GTATGAGAAAAGCTCTCGGTTTATGAAGGTGGGCTACGAGAGGGACTTCCTGCGCTATTTGCAGAGCTTGCTTGCAGAGGTGGAGCGCAGGATCCGGAGGGGCCATGCTCGTTTGGCTCTGTCACAGAACCAGCAGTCTTCTGGG GGAGCAGGACCTACCGGTAAAAACGAGGAGAAGATCCAGGTGTTAACTGACAAAATTGATGTACTGCTTCAACAG ATTGAAGAACTAGGTTCAGAAGGAAAGGTGGAAGAAGCACAAGGAATGATGAAACTTGTTGAACAGttaaaggaagagagagaaCTGCTGAGGTCTACAACTTCA aCAATTGAGAGCTTTGCAGCCcaggaaaaacaaatggaaGTTTGTGAAGTTTGTGGAGCCTTTTTAATTGTAGGAGATGCCCAGTCCAGGGTAGATGACCACTTGATGGGAAAGCAGCACATGGGTTATGCCAAAATAAAAGCTACTGTAGAAGATTTAAAA gaaaagttaCGAAAAAGAACAGAAGAGCCTGACCGTGATGAAAGGTTGAAGAAAGAGAAGCTAGAAcgggaagagagggagaaagagagggagagggaaagagaggagCGGGAAAGGAAGAGACGAcgtgaagaggaagaaaaggaaaaagagagggCTCGTGACAGAGAGAGGCGTAAAAGGAGCCGCTCACGGAGCAGGCATTCAAGCAGGACATCTGACAGGAGGTGCAGCCGCTCACGAGACCACAAAAGGTcaagaagcagagaaagaaggCGAAGCAG GAGTCGTGACCGGAGGAGAAGCAGAAGCCATGATAGATCAGAAAGGAAACACAGGTCTCGTAGTAGAGACAGGAGACGGTCAAAAAGCAGGGACCGAAAATCCTACAAGCACAGAAGTAAAAGCAGAGAGCGAGAACAAGACAGGAAGTCAAAAGAAAAAG TGCAGCGTAAGTATGCACAGATGAAGATGGAACTAAGTCAAGTAAGAAGACAAACTAAAGCACCTTCTGAAGGAAATGACAGTGTAGTCCTGCAAAACGTTTTGAG GACTACTGTGTGA
- the LUC7L3 gene encoding luc7-like protein 3 isoform X3 codes for MISAAQLLDELMGRDRNLAPDEKRSNVRWDHESVCKYYLCGFCPAELFTNTRSDLGPCEKIHDENLRKQYEKSSRFMKVGYERDFLRYLQSLLAEVERRIRRGHARLALSQNQQSSGGAGPTGKNEEKIQVLTDKIDVLLQQIEELGSEGKVEEAQGMMKLVEQLKEERELLRSTTSTIESFAAQEKQMEVCEVCGAFLIVGDAQSRVDDHLMGKQHMGYAKIKATVEDLKEKLRKRTEEPDRDERLKKEKLEREEREKEREREREERERKRRREEEEKEKERARDRERRKRSRSRSRHSSRTSDRRCSRSRDHKRSRSRERRRSRSRDRRRSRSHDRSERKHRSRSRDRRRSKSRDRKSYKHRSKSREREQDRKSKEKVQRKYAQMKMELSQVRRQTKAPSEGNDSVVLQNVLRYIVLSQLFCSRLMPPLVCLFGTYL; via the exons ATGATATCGGCCGCGCAGCTCCTCGACGAGCTCATGGGCCGGGACAGGAACCTGGCCCCGGATGAGAAGCGCAGCAACGTGCGGTGGGACCACGAGAGC GTTTGCAAGTACTACCTTTGTGGCTTTTGCCCAGCTGAATTATTTACAAATACCCGTTCTGATTTAG GTCCTTGTGAAAAAATTCATGATGAAAATCTACGCAAACA GTATGAGAAAAGCTCTCGGTTTATGAAGGTGGGCTACGAGAGGGACTTCCTGCGCTATTTGCAGAGCTTGCTTGCAGAGGTGGAGCGCAGGATCCGGAGGGGCCATGCTCGTTTGGCTCTGTCACAGAACCAGCAGTCTTCTGGG GGAGCAGGACCTACCGGTAAAAACGAGGAGAAGATCCAGGTGTTAACTGACAAAATTGATGTACTGCTTCAACAG ATTGAAGAACTAGGTTCAGAAGGAAAGGTGGAAGAAGCACAAGGAATGATGAAACTTGTTGAACAGttaaaggaagagagagaaCTGCTGAGGTCTACAACTTCA aCAATTGAGAGCTTTGCAGCCcaggaaaaacaaatggaaGTTTGTGAAGTTTGTGGAGCCTTTTTAATTGTAGGAGATGCCCAGTCCAGGGTAGATGACCACTTGATGGGAAAGCAGCACATGGGTTATGCCAAAATAAAAGCTACTGTAGAAGATTTAAAA gaaaagttaCGAAAAAGAACAGAAGAGCCTGACCGTGATGAAAGGTTGAAGAAAGAGAAGCTAGAAcgggaagagagggagaaagagagggagagggaaagagaggagCGGGAAAGGAAGAGACGAcgtgaagaggaagaaaaggaaaaagagagggCTCGTGACAGAGAGAGGCGTAAAAGGAGCCGCTCACGGAGCAGGCATTCAAGCAGGACATCTGACAGGAGGTGCAGCCGCTCACGAGACCACAAAAGGTcaagaagcagagaaagaaggCGAAGCAG GAGTCGTGACCGGAGGAGAAGCAGAAGCCATGATAGATCAGAAAGGAAACACAGGTCTCGTAGTAGAGACAGGAGACGGTCAAAAAGCAGGGACCGAAAATCCTACAAGCACAGAAGTAAAAGCAGAGAGCGAGAACAAGACAGGAAGTCAAAAGAAAAAG TGCAGCGTAAGTATGCACAGATGAAGATGGAACTAAGTCAAGTAAGAAGACAAACTAAAGCACCTTCTGAAGGAAATGACAGTGTAGTCCTGCAAAACGTTTTGAGGTACATTGTTTTGTCTCAGCTCTTTTGTAGCAGACTCATGCCCCCATTGGTGTGCCTCTTTGGGACATATTTGTAA
- the LUC7L3 gene encoding luc7-like protein 3 isoform X2 produces the protein MISAAQLLDELMGRDRNLAPDEKRSNVRWDHESVCKYYLCGFCPAELFTNTRSDLGPCEKIHDENLRKQYEKSSRFMKVGYERDFLRYLQSLLAEVERRIRRGHARLALSQNQQSSGGAGPTGKNEEKIQVLTDKIDVLLQQIEELGSEGKVEEAQGMMKLVEQLKEERELLRSTTSTIESFAAQEKQMEVCEVCGAFLIVGDAQSRVDDHLMGKQHMGYAKIKATVEDLKEKLRKRTEEPDRDERLKKEKLEREEREKEREREREERERKRRREEEEKEKERARDRERRKRSRSRSRHSSRTSDRRCSRSRDHKRSRSRERRRSRSRDRRRSRSHDRSERKHRSRSRDRRRSKSRDRKSYKHRSKSREREQDRKSKEKEKRGSDDKKSSMKSSSREKQSEDTNTDSKESETKNEVNGTNEDNKSEVQRKYAQMKMELSQVRRQTKAPSEGNDSVVLQNVLRTTV, from the exons ATGATATCGGCCGCGCAGCTCCTCGACGAGCTCATGGGCCGGGACAGGAACCTGGCCCCGGATGAGAAGCGCAGCAACGTGCGGTGGGACCACGAGAGC GTTTGCAAGTACTACCTTTGTGGCTTTTGCCCAGCTGAATTATTTACAAATACCCGTTCTGATTTAG GTCCTTGTGAAAAAATTCATGATGAAAATCTACGCAAACA GTATGAGAAAAGCTCTCGGTTTATGAAGGTGGGCTACGAGAGGGACTTCCTGCGCTATTTGCAGAGCTTGCTTGCAGAGGTGGAGCGCAGGATCCGGAGGGGCCATGCTCGTTTGGCTCTGTCACAGAACCAGCAGTCTTCTGGG GGAGCAGGACCTACCGGTAAAAACGAGGAGAAGATCCAGGTGTTAACTGACAAAATTGATGTACTGCTTCAACAG ATTGAAGAACTAGGTTCAGAAGGAAAGGTGGAAGAAGCACAAGGAATGATGAAACTTGTTGAACAGttaaaggaagagagagaaCTGCTGAGGTCTACAACTTCA aCAATTGAGAGCTTTGCAGCCcaggaaaaacaaatggaaGTTTGTGAAGTTTGTGGAGCCTTTTTAATTGTAGGAGATGCCCAGTCCAGGGTAGATGACCACTTGATGGGAAAGCAGCACATGGGTTATGCCAAAATAAAAGCTACTGTAGAAGATTTAAAA gaaaagttaCGAAAAAGAACAGAAGAGCCTGACCGTGATGAAAGGTTGAAGAAAGAGAAGCTAGAAcgggaagagagggagaaagagagggagagggaaagagaggagCGGGAAAGGAAGAGACGAcgtgaagaggaagaaaaggaaaaagagagggCTCGTGACAGAGAGAGGCGTAAAAGGAGCCGCTCACGGAGCAGGCATTCAAGCAGGACATCTGACAGGAGGTGCAGCCGCTCACGAGACCACAAAAGGTcaagaagcagagaaagaaggCGAAGCAG GAGTCGTGACCGGAGGAGAAGCAGAAGCCATGATAGATCAGAAAGGAAACACAGGTCTCGTAGTAGAGACAGGAGACGGTCAAAAAGCAGGGACCGAAAATCCTACAAGCACAGAAGTAAAAGCAGAGAGCGAGAACAAGACAGGAAGTCAAAAGAAAAAG AAAAGAGGGGATCTGATGATAAAAAAAGTAGTATGAAGTCCAGTAGTCGAGAAAAACAGAGTGAAGACACAAATACAGACTCGAAGGAGAGTGAGACTAAGAATGAGGTCAATGGGACCAATGAAGACAATAAATCTGAAG TGCAGCGTAAGTATGCACAGATGAAGATGGAACTAAGTCAAGTAAGAAGACAAACTAAAGCACCTTCTGAAGGAAATGACAGTGTAGTCCTGCAAAACGTTTTGAG GACTACTGTGTGA
- the ANKRD40 gene encoding ankyrin repeat domain-containing protein 40 isoform X1, whose protein sequence is MREAGGAEMAERERQERLREAAALGDAEEVRRLVELGVGLNSQNEVNGWTCLHWACKRNHVAVVAYLLHAGADKDILTKKGERPAQLTSKREIRKMLGVEDELPDLQQDSDLPIIPNYLANPPFPYVYNTLSTSIPDPALNGNVSHLEPPDTNSPSVSDSDTYGQARALLQPGNAEAPPSRDMPALSRGSAGPSHPNPVLQRAPVYQGSLSWGRSPSLPAGSNQSLPQQGSSSCMGPVPAFQPVFFTGAFPLNMQELVLKVRIQTPNLRENDFIEIELDRQELTYKELLRVSCRELGVNPEHVQKIRKLPNTMLRKDKDVARLQDFQELELVLTFLWKVQLPKEFIFCLVSELGA, encoded by the exons ATGAGGGAGGCGGGCGGCGCGGAGATggcggagcgggagcggcaGGAGCGGctgcgggaggcggcggcgctcggcGACGCGGAGGAGGTGCGGCGGCTCGTGGAGCTGGGCGTCGGCCTCAACTCCCAGAACGAAGTCAACGGATG GACCTGTTTGCACTGGGCCTGCAAGCGGAACCATGTGGCAGTCGTGGCTTATCTGCTGCACGCTGGGGCTGACAAGGACATCCTGacaaaaaagggagagaggCCAGCCCAGTTAACATCCAAGAGAGAGATCAGGAAGATGTTGGGAG TGGAAGACGAACTCCCAGACTTACAGCAAGATTCAGATCTGCCAATCATCCCCAATTACCTGGCTAACCCACCTTTCCCATATGTTTACAACACCTTGAGTACCAGCATCCCAGATCCTGCCCTGAATGGGAATGTCTCACACTTGGAACCACCAGACACCAACTCTCCATCCGTCTCTGACTCGGACACCTACGGACAAGCACGAGCGCTGTTACAGCCTGGGAACGCTGAGGCACCTCCCAGCAGGGACATGCCAGCCCTGTCTCGAGGGTCTGCTGGGCCATCACACCCCAATCCTGTCCTCCAGAGAGCTCCTGTTTACCAGGGGTCGCTGTCCTGGGGCAGAAGTCCCTCTTTGCCTGCGGGATCCAACCAGTCCCTACCCCAGcaagggagcagctcctgcatggGACCTGTGCCGGCCTTTCAGCCCGTTTTCTTCACAGGAGCTTTTCCACTCAACATGCAAG AACTGGTGCTTAAAGTGAGAATACAAACCCCTAATCTTAGAGAAAATGACTTCATTGAAATTGAACTGGACAGACAAGAACTGACCTACAAGGAGCTGCTCCGAGTGAGTTGCCGTGAGCTGGGTGTGAACCCTGAGCATGTCCAGAAGATCAGAAAATTACCAAATACAATGTTAAGAAAG GACAAGGATGTTGCAAGACTACAGGATTTCCAAGAACTGGAGCTTGTTCTAACA TTTCTTTGGAAAGTGCAGCTGCCAAAGGAATTTATCTTTTGTCTTGTCTCGGAGTTGGGAGCCTGA